CAACTCACCGTCGCCATTGAAGATGGGATAACCGTGAACTTCTACATAGACCGTTTCATCCTGGGCATTTTGGTGAACGTATTCAATGATGACCGCCTGCTGTTCAGCTTTAATTCGTTCCAACGTACAGGGATGATCTTTTTCGGAGCAGCCGTCTTTAAGGCAATGGGTCCGAGCATAACAGGTGGGATGGTCCCAGTTGCGACATTGCCTGCGCGCCGCGGAATTTGCCATCACCACGGTTGAATCAGAGGTATTGATAACCAGAAAAGGGTGATCCAGAGATTCAAGGGTTGTGGTAAGAAACCGTGCCTGTTCAGAAAGCTGCTGTTCGGTTTTACGTCGTTCCGTCACCTCCTGCTGCAATTGACGGGTACGGGACTGAACAATCGTCTCAAGGTTTTCATTGATTTCAGACAACTGCTGTTGATAACGCTGGCGCTCAAGAAAAATCCTCCGACTGCGATAGAGGATGACACTGCCCATTGTTATCAGTGCAGACAGAGACGCCACAATGGACAGTAACTCGACACGCCGATAGGTTTCACTGAATTGCAGATTGTAATCCTGCAGCCGCTGTGCTTCTTTCTGGCTGGTGAAATGGAGGCGGTTGGCATTCTCAACAATCCGCGTAAAAAAAGGACGGATCCCCTTGTATTGGAAGCTGACCCGGCGGATTGTGTCGGCCGTCATCATCGGATCACGAAATTCCATAATGACGACACGGTGTTCGGCAAGCTGACGAAATTTCTGGACCATTTCAGTGAGTTCCGCCATTTTTGCCCGCAGTTCCAGGGCTTCGATATTGATCCTTCCCGGTGCATAGTTGACATAGTGCAACTGACGGCGAACACTCTCTTCACCACTATAGTTCACCGGATATGTTTCATCCGCCGTGCCCCCCACTTCAATGACATGGAGAAACGACAGAATCTGCTCCTGAAGAGATTTCAATCGGGTCGTCACCTGGACAATCTCGGTCTGCGAGTTGGCATGGGTCAGATCCTGCAAACCCGTGTTGATCGCCAGCAGTTTGTTTTGCAACAGGTGGGAGATTTCGACTTTGGTCTGTTCGTTGACGACCAGTTCGTTGAGATAACTCTGACGTGCTTCGAGATAGCGATGACCAAAATGGAGACCGACGACAGTGACAATGCTCAAAATAAGCAGCAACAGAATCTGGCCGCAGACATTTTCAAAAAAACGCTTCATGATCAATCGACAAATCCGTAACGACGAAAGATGTCTCGACCTCGTTCAGAATGGGCCAACTCAAGAAATAGGCGCGCCAATTCCGGTTGGCGTGAATAGCTTAACAGCCCCATCTGCAAAGGGTGTCTGCCCGCAATCTCTTCAGGTAAGGCCAACACTTCCATGACATATTTATTTTCCGGTAACGAAGCGACCGCCTTCCAGTTCATCACCAAATCCGCATCCTGATGCCGAATAGCCTGAGCCAACCCTTTAGAATCCGTCGCCATATAGAGAACATTCTCAACCACGCGGTCATAGAGTCCGGCCGTTAAAAGAATATTCTTGGTTTCCCGGCCAATTGCTCCGGAAAACTCATTGCCAAGCACAACGTTGTAGCCGGGATCGGCAAGTTCATCCAGTGATGCTTCGATATGAAGGGGATTACCCCGTTGAACAAACAGTGCCGCCTGATTGTAACCGACTTCAACCACATCGCTGACCAGCCCTTCGTCCTGCAAGGAACGAATAAAGGAGCTGTCCCCAGGGAAGAAAAGATCACCCACCTGATTGATCCGGACAGATTTAGCAA
This is a stretch of genomic DNA from uncultured Desulfuromonas sp.. It encodes these proteins:
- a CDS encoding substrate-binding domain-containing protein, whose amino-acid sequence is MKDRILIILCAVVAMVILGGCDPREHPDMGSPHKKELLVYSGMTMVKPLLELVEIMERQHECEIKVTYGGSGHIAKSVRINQVGDLFFPGDSSFIRSLQDEGLVSDVVEVGYNQAALFVQRGNPLHIEASLDELADPGYNVVLGNEFSGAIGRETKNILLTAGLYDRVVENVLYMATDSKGLAQAIRHQDADLVMNWKAVASLPENKYVMEVLALPEEIAGRHPLQMGLLSYSRQPELARLFLELAHSERGRDIFRRYGFVD